The region agatttcttctgttcattcacatattctgttcatgcattttgttaattgataaaaataaactatttacatttctatttttgaaagcattcttattttacagcattttttcacacttgcctaaaacctttgaacaatactgtacatgcagtaGCTTAGAAAGTAAAAACGGGAAATGTGGGGTTTTTTATCACTATTTTGAATGAGATACAATAATATTATTGTTCACCGATCATATTGATCAACTTGGTCCTTTGAAGTCAATTCCAATGATCAAGTTACTGTTTTTGCTTTCCTAGAACTTGCAGTGTAAAATGACTATGGTACATTGATTACTGTATAATGATGTAGTCTAGGTCTCACAATCACGGGTCAATGGGTTCTATCACTTAAAGTCACAGCATTAATTATTGTCTTATTGATATTAATGTCATGATGATAGAATCCATTGACCACTGATCAGGAGACCTATACTATGTCATTATAGAGAAATCTAATTAGCTTCTTAGGTAATTTTTAAAACACTAagttataaaaaaggaaaatcagTAACTGATTAATTGGAATCTTATtcaaataagaacaaaaatggttaagggcccaacagctctacAGATGTTATCGTAGTTACACCTGAGCTTGGACCACAAACCTTAtgtgtctcagtcatgtaccttagccactacactactggCTTCCCACATATATATGACATTACTTGAATGAttaatttgtttgattttatttgtttgcttgcttcaCCCTTTATCTTTGTGAGATGTGGAATTGCTAAATTGCTAATTTGAGGCATTCCCTAGTTGAAAGTCCCTGATGTATGACAaatacccacacactcacagtctggAGGATTGTGTTTCCTCATTACTGTTCAGTTTCTCATTACCAAGCATGTGGTCTCAGAAGTGACCTCAAAACAGACCCATGCAGGACTATTTTGGTCTTGGATCAAAGATCGCAGTCAGAGGGCAGCCTTGTCAATTAGTGAGTTTATAACATCCCCATCCCTCTGCAGTCCTGGATTCTAACATATTGACCACACCCTCATCTTTGTGATTGGCCAGTGTCTGCATTATATTAGTCATTATAGCACATCCAGTGTTAGAGTAGCTCAGCAGGTTGACCTTAAAACTGCTTTTAGTAACTGCTTCAGttactgtgtttgtgcagtCTACTGCTTACTCACTCCGCTGTCCTGTCTTTATCTGTCCCTCTTCTAGGACTCGCCTGATGCAGAGCTTCAAGGAGTCCCACTCCCACGAGTCCTTGCTGTCCCCCAGCAGTGCAGCGGAGGCCCTGGACCTCACCCTGGATGAGGATGCCATCATTAAACCTGTCCACTCCAGCATCCTGGGGCAGGAGTACTGCTTCGAGGTGCAAGTTTGTGTCCATGCAtgatgtgtgcaagtgtgtgaatgtgcttgtgtgagtgtgtactctATCTGAGCATGTactatattaataataataataataatcatagtaataataataataataatgtgaagAAGAACTAGAAGAAGAATAATGATATAAGCTATCTGTCATTGGTGCAGATGACAGTACTGTCATCATTTTCCAAAACTTCATTTGCAACCAATTATCAGTGGGATGAAACTGACTGTACCAAGTGAACTCACTTCTACTTCCACTTCATTGATCACCAAATGTGATAGCTACcctcaattattttattatgttttatgatTCAGGGGCGACGTCATTGAACCTGGGCATCTTCCCATGTGCTAATGGCCATGGTTATTGATATCAGTGTGCTTAATCTCAGGTGACTACAGCTTCAGGGACCAAGTGCTTCGCCTGTCGCtcggctgcagagagagacaaatGGATCGAGAACCTACAGAGAGCTGTCAAACCCAACAAggtaagaacagagagagagaaggggaaccAGGTCTGGTCTATTGCaattttctatttctattttaaatatatcaGCCTGTAAaccctctcccctctgctgTGCTTACAATTATCACTCTTTGCAGAGTGTTGTAATCTCTGTGGGTGGTGGCAGTGTGTCTCCTAATCAAAGCAGTCATCTGAATAGGAAATGTAGACATGGGCAGTGTTAACGTGTGTCCTAACCAAGGCATTAATCTGAAGAAGAAATACAAATTAATACACTTCCAATCAGTGAGATTTAATTTTGAGAAATTATATTTACCAATGAGTTTCGTTTGAGTGTGATTCTACACACAGTCTTAGACAAACAGCCATATATGATAAGATACTCTAAAACCCTGCCTTATGCATCCCGTCGATTGTGTATTGAATAAattaacagtcactagttttgagGAACGCAGTTCAGTAGGCGTTCGTCCTCAGTGATACAGTGTTTAAACCTATTACAGGATTTGATGAGAATTGAGTCTGTCATTAAAGCTCAAATGAATACTCAAATTAATATATCACTGGAGATGTCTGACTCATCTACTCTCTGTGGGAGTGGACCCTGCAGGCTCATTGGGTCTGGGAGAATTTGACATGAGGCTCTGAGGATCATCTGTAGCATAAATATCGCAGGTTTTCTCACTGACATGTTTTATTAGTCATTGTGACAGAATTCTTTTGGAAAGGTGCTAAACACTTGAAACACAATGATTGACAGATCTTGTTGGCACACTCTTGGGATGACACATTTTGAGATTGCTTCTGAACTCTTCTGAAATTTTGGTTAAAGAGCTTTAAGGTTCCATAAGCCTCAATTAATTCAACATGTGTCCTTAACACACTTGTAACTACTAGATTTACTCTAACTTTACAAGCCCCAGGTTAGGAATCACCAGAATACTTGCACTGCTGCCTCGCAAGAAGGAGGTTCCTGGTTTGAGTCCTGGCCGGGTGGATCCTCTCTGTGtcgagtttgcatgttctccacagGTGCAAATGGATTTCCTCTGAGCACTGTTTTCCTCACACACTGGAAGACATGAATTAAAGGATAGGTATGGTGCTGCCATTACCCTTAACCAAGGCAGttgcctcagaactggagttgtcCCTGTTGCCCACTGCTCCTCGGATGggtgaaatgatgaatatgcagaggttcaataaagtatgtcttatcttatctttttcaCCTCTTGCCTTTATCAGTGATCCGTACTGTCACCCTGTCCTTGGTTTGTTCCAGGACAACAGCAGGAGGGTGGACAATGTCCTGAAGCTGTGGATCATCGAGGCGCGGGAGCTGCCTGCTAAAAAGCGCTACTACTGCGAGCTGTGTCTGGATGACATGCTGTACGCCCGTACCACCAGCAAGCCCCGCACCGACACCGTCTTCTGGGGTGAGCACTTCGAGTTCAACAACCTGCCGGCAGTCCGCAACCTGCGCCTGCACCTCTACAAGGAGACGGACAAGAAGAGACGCAAGGTGAGGGAGCTGCATGCACTGGTGCGGGGACTGTTACTGCGTTAGTGCTGTTGCTCCTCTTTAATGGCTTGGTCACATTGTAATGGCGTCTCTTCTACATTGTAAGTGTTTAATTTCTGACCATATTTATTACTTTGACTGCTTTCAAAATAAGAGACTAAGTACTTTCTTATAATATGTATTAAAGCTGCAGTCTTTACTCTTGGCTGAAACAGAACTGAAATTCCTGTGTGTTCAGTAATCGTACCTAAGAATGCTGGAcgggcacacacaaatacacacacacagcacactctcaGTGTCAGTCTCGGCCCTCAGGAAAAGAGCACTTACCTCGGCCTGGTCAGCATCCCCATCTCCAGCATCACCGGTCGGCAGTTTGTGGAGCAGTGGTATCCCGTCATCCAGCCCAGCGTCCTGGCCAAGGGAGGCGGTGTGGGGGGAGGCAAGATCATCAACGCCTCCCTGCGCCTCAAGGCCCGCTACCAGACCATGAGCATCCTTCCCATGGAGCTGTACAAGGAGTTTGCCGAGTATGTCACCAACAACTACCGCaccctgtgtgctgtgctggaGCCCCTGCTGAGCGTCAAGAGCAAAGAGGAGGTGGCCTGTGCTCTGGTGCACATTCTGCAGAGCACGGGGAAGGCCAAGGTACGCACTTTAACTTACTGAGCGAGGGGATGCTATGGTACACGCTGTTACTTACAGAGTGTAGGGAAGGCCAAGGTACGCACTTTAACTTACTGAGCGAGGGGATGCTATGGTACACGCTGTTACTTACAGAGTGTAGGGAAGGCCAAGGTACGCACTTTAACTTACTGAGCGAGGGGATGCTATGGTACACTCTGTTACTTACAGAGTGTAGGGAAGGCCAAGGTACGCACTTTAACTTACTGAGTGAGGGGATGCTATGGTACGCGCTGTTACTTACAGAGTGTAGGGAAGGCCAAGGTACGTGCTTTAACTTACTGAGTGAGGGGTGCTAAGGTACACGCTGTTACTTACAGAGTGTGAGGAAGGCCAAGGTACGCACTTTAACTTACTGAGTGAGGGGTGCTAAGGTACACGCTGTTACTTACAGAGTGTGAGGAAGGCCAAGGTATGCGCTTTAACTTTCTGAGTGAGGGAATGCTAAGGTACACGCTGTTACTTACAGAGAGTGAGGGCAAGgctaaggtaaaaaaaaaaaaaaagaacattaaatcAGACAGCAGACAGCAACTGAGTGAGAACATAATAAGCATGCTGCAGTTGCTCAGCCCTGTGGTTTGTAGGGAAGTTGCACAGGACCCACCCATGGGAGGAAGCACTTGCTGTCAGCTGTGGTTAATGTCTCTGTTGATATCTCTTTCAGGACTTCCTGTCAGACATGGCGATGTGTGAGGTAGACAGATTCATTGACCGGGAACATCTCATATTCAGAGAGAACACTCTGGCCACCAAAGCCATAGAAGAGTACCTCAAGCTGATTGGACACAAGTACCTCAAGGATGCCATTGGTGAGCTAGGGCATCCCGTCCTTCTTTTCCATGTCCCAGGATTTGGAATAGAGCATTCTGTACACTGCACCACGGAGACCAGCACTGACAGCTCCTCCCAGTGGGGATACTAAGAAGTGATCTTCTTTGGAAACGTTCAATATTATGGTCTGCTTGATTGTCCATATGTTACAACATATACGATtataaacagaacacaaaaGGGGTGTAGTCATGCATATTAGTTAATGTGTAGACATCTTACATGCAACTGTGCACACCTGTGCATTAATGAAAGGTGTGTTTCATTCAGGTGAGTTCATCAGAGCCTTGTACGAATCAGAGGAGAACTGTGAGGTTGACCCCATGAGGACTCCGCCTTCTGTCCTCCCCGACCATCAAGCCAATCTGCGCATGTGCTGCGAGCTGGCACTCTGCAAGATCGTCAACTCCCATTGGTCAGTCGACTCTGTGCTGCTTTGTCTACACTCTACACTCTGTGCTTAATAAAAAGAATTCATACAACTTAATTTACCTCAGTTTTTGTCCATATTCATGTCAGCCATGTGTGAGGCTCAGTGCGGTACATAGAGCAGGATCTCCCCCATCTTTTCTCCCAgttcacccctcctctctctctctctctctctctctctctctctgctgtcccTCTTCTCGCTCCTCTCTTCCCTGTCCAGCGTGTTCCCACGGGAGCTGAAGGAGGTTTTCGCTTCCTGGAGGGTTCgctgtgcagagagagggagagaggacattgCAGACCGCCTCATCAGCAACTCCCTGTTCCTGCGCTTCCTGTGCCCGGCTGTCATGTCCCCCTCCCTGTTCAACCTGACCCAGGAGTACCCGGATGAGCAGACCTCCCGCACCCTCACACTCATCGCCAAGGTGGTGCAGAACCTGGCCAACTTCTCCAAGTCAGTTTTCACTATGACAGCATTCTCTCTGCTTGCATATCCCTGATGCCAATTAATGAGTTAGTTATACAGATATGGCACATAGGAGGTCAAACTGCTTGTCAGTCAAGGTCAATCCAATCTGTATAATTGGTAATATTAAGGATTTACTGACGAAAAAGAAAGCTTGTTATTGCTATTGCTTATTATGAGAAATGGatatctgtgtttttatttgatgcTCAGCTGTGACCTCTCATTCTACCTGTTCTCCTCTTTCTGATCCCTTAGGTTTGGCAGTAAAGAAGAGTACATGTGGTTTATGAACGAGTTCCTGGAGATGGAGTGGGGCTCCATGCAGCAGTTTCTGTACGAGATCTCCAACTTGGACAGCATGACCAACGCAGGGGGCTTTGAGGGCTACATCGACCTGGGCCGGGAGCTGTCTATCCTGCACAGTCTGCTGTGGGAAGTCATGGCTCAGCTCAGTaaggtactgtacagtacagagggTATAGTCCATCAGTaagatactgtacagtacagagggTATAGTCCATCAGTaagatactgtacagtacagaggatatagtccaacaataaactaCTGTACAGTAGAGAGGGTATAATCCATCTGTaagatactgtacagtacagagggTATAGTCCATCAGTaaggtactgtacagtacagagggTATAATCCATCAGTaaggtactgtacagtacagagggTATAGTCCATCAGTaagatactgtacagtatagagGGTATAGTCCATCAGTaagatactgtacagtacagagggTATAGTCCAACAGTAAACTACTGTACAGTAGAGGGGGTATAGTCCATAAGTAAACTACTGTACAGTAGAGAGGGTATAGTCTGTCAGTAAGGTACTGTACAGTAGAGAGGGTATAGTCTGTCAGTaaggtactgtacagtacagaggaCATAGTCCCTTGGTaaggtactgtacagtacacacacacacacacacacacatacacacgcacaatatacaatatgtgacataattattattcagaATTCCTGCAGTCACAGCCCTGAATTTGCATTTCTTCAAAGCCGAGTAGCATTAATGAATTGActaagataaagagagagattaGAAGAAAACTGCTGAATGTACATTTCAAACCTGCCatgccttgttttttttcctgatgcTGCTTTTATCCCAGAGTGGACCGATCTTCTTTTAAGAGAGTCAGCCAAAGTTTTGATTTAATCCTGGTCGAGATCTCACCTCAGTAAAATTGCTCATTTTCCGAACTATCCAAGATCTCAAAGTAAGGCACACATCAAACTGAACCTGACAGGAAGCTGTGCCAGTTGCAGGTGCAAAGCAGGTATTGGGCAGTGAAAATTCTCCCCTTATTATAATCAGGCATGGCATATCCACGAAGAGGGAACTTGGTGCAAGAGGCAATACATGCTTCTAGTCTTAATGGAAGGCCTAAGAATTTAGTGCAGGACATGCTTCTAGTCTTAAATTGAAGGCCTAAGAATTTCTCCCTCTTTAGCACTTTAAATTTTAGAGAACCAAAAAAAAGTCCTATCCTTTCTGACACGCTGTAATTTtcccttatctctctctcacttccagGATGCTATAATCAAACTGGGCCCTTTGCCGCGCCTTCTGAATGACATCAGCATGGCCCTGCGGAACCCTCATTTGCAGAGGCAGCCCAGCCAGCAGATGGACAGGCCGCCCCCTGACAGACACACGGAAAGGCTGCTCTCCCGTCCCAGCTTCACCCGGGGCTTGTCCTCGGACTACCAGAGCTTCATGATGAGGGACCTCAACAGgtcagtgatgtgtgtgagcGGCAGGGCGTACAGATCTGCTTTCGCTTACTTTTTATTCCGTCACGCAATTCTGTCTACAATTCTGTAGTTCGATAGACATGACTCGACTGCCTTCACCTACCTCCGGTCTCTCCAGTGGGGGGGTCATGCCATCGCGGGCGGGTATGGGGGGCTTCGCGGACCGGGATCACCAGCATCGGGCCTCTAAAGACGTATTCTACGTGACCCGCCCCCCCTTGGCCCGATCCAGCCCGGCCTACTGTACGAGCAGCTCTGACATCACTGAGCCAGACCCAAAGGTACCTACCATGATGCCCCGCCTGGGTGGGTCCATTGCAGGCAAGCTGTACTGTATGATTGAACACAGTAATGTGCTGTGCTGTACACTATAAAGCCTTCAGATTTCTTTCCTCATATTTGCCTTACCATTTTCAAACGTAActtatgcatacagtatgtataactTCACTTTCTAATGTGATGTAACTTTCACTTTCATTAGATAATCATATGAAATACTGATGTCTTATTGTGCTATCCACAATAAGGTGTGAGTTGGTATTGGAGTTATTCAGTTCTGTCCTTTTCATACTTTATCATATTTTTCTTGGAAAGTGCACAAAATGAAAGATAATTACGTAGAAAAGAGGAATGATAATATAGAAAATTATTGTTTACTAGGCCTGGGGCTACTCCATGGGTCACTTGAAGCAATAGGTTCCTTCTGGCTGTTTTAGTCATTATAGCCTTACCCTCGCTCCCCTCTCAGGTTCTCTGCACTCTCAGGTATAAAGATACGAGAAGTGCCTAAAAACGTACAGGTAAACTACAGGTTCATACATTTCTACCCCCCAGCTATATATAACTCATttctaccttttttgcttggaaaatgtaccaatttgtacccaaagagaacgttactgtactttcagggtacatttgggaaaattgatcttgaagaacaaaagtatacctccactgtcactttatttctgagagcgtgtGTCTGCGAGTGTCTATGTCGGATCGCCAGGACCCTAGAATGAACAGTATCTCTAACCTACAGTCTGTGGGCGACATGCTCAACTCCTCCCAAGCCTCCATCTCCGGTCTGGGCAGCtacggggggctggggggcctCGGGAGCGGCCTTGGGGGGCCGCTGCGCGCGGGGGGACGCCTGTCCGCCGGCTCGGGGGGGTCCAGCATGTCCGGCGGCCTGCGGCTGAGCCAGATGGGGACCACCACGGACTCCCTctcccagcagcagcaggcagCTGCCCTCCGCTACCCGCTGTCCTTCCAAAACCCCCTCTTCCACATGGCCGCTGACGGTCCCCAGCTGCACCATCAGCACAGCCGCGCCCAgccgcccccgcccctcctcctgGCCCCCGAGCCGGAGGGCATGCACCCCTCCTACATCCCCGCCTTCGGGCACGGGGGCTTCTCCCGCAGTGAGGACCTCTCCACGCTCAGGCCCGGGGCCAACCTGGGCCAGCCCAGCATCATCCACTCGCACAGCTACAGCGACGACTACACCCGGCACAACCAGGCCGACTATGGCCGCCGGCAGCTGTCCGTCCACATGCAGGTACCCTGCTAGGCTACAAGCTGGCTAACATGGTTTTGGGCACTGGGAATTTTGTATAAGTCTTGAGGACAAAATAAGTTGCTACATATCCATAGCTTACTAGCACAGGTAGCTAGACAGACAGAAAATTAGTCACCATTCTAATTCTCCCAACTGACAGTAAAATCAACTCCAGATTGCCTATTCAGAAATCCTTTACTTAACGTACGAGGGAAATTTAGTGAtccaatttattttgaaatggtgAGGATATATGTTCTTATAGCTTAATGGACcctttaaagtaaaaaaatataattttgatgaTAATACTCATTGGTTCACATAGGAACCAAAACAAGATTGTGTTTTGAGAACACAATTTGAGCGCATCCATATTATTATATTGATTTCACCGCATTTCAGTGTTTAAACTTATCAAATAATGCTATTCACTGTTTATCATGAAAATGGTGTCCTTCTGTTCATATTGTTTTTGATTGAGACTGAAACTGTTTACTGGAGTGATTTAGCTACTTGGATGATTGTATATGTTAGTCAATGGTAAACAGTCTGCTTATCTACCAAAACTGCCAGCAGTTTAATCCAGGTTTCCATTAAGATTTTACTTTGGGGATATTCATTGTTTTTCCTTATTATTGCAAATATAGTTTTTACTATGATTTTAAAGAGGCATGTTTTTGCAACTTCTCAAGTacagtcctgcaggttttcattttaacctaatttggcacacctgattcaactaattaccAGCTGAACacgatctctagctgttgaatgaagtgtgcttttttagggttggagtgaaaagctacaggatggtagatctctaggaacgGGGTTGAGCAGCTCTGTCTTAGAACAAAATCAGTTCTAACATGGTGAACTGCACACTCCAGTGTTGTGTACCAGATGCGAGTGAGGATTTAGTTTAATGTGGTTACCTCCCGTTCGCCTTCCTCTTTCCTCCAGCCGGATAAtatccagcagcagcagcatcttGGCACCTCCCATTCCTCCTTGGCCACGCCTCCTTCCACCGTGCAGCCAGTCCGGCAGAGCTCcgtggctcctccccctcagcgTGTCAAATCACAGGCATCCCACCAGCTTTCAGTCAGTTCAGCTGCCGCCCCAGCACCCCCAGCTAAGGTGCGCCCACCCAGTGGAAATCTCCTACAATCCCCGGAGTCTGGCTTTGGGGGCCGGCAGGCACCACGGCAACAGCTGTCAGTCAAGGACAGCCCCGCCCCTGGTCTGCCGCACCAGCAGAGTTCAGTCAGAGAGAGCCAGGCCCCCCCTGGACCGCAGGGCGGAGCTCCACAGACCCCACAGCAATCGCAGCAACAACAGCCTCAACAGCAGCACTTACTGAAGCCCTCTATCAGCAAACAGGTGAATGAGGAGCACCCAGCTTCACCGACACTTTGCAGAGCTTTGTTAAACAGCTAAACCGTCTGATCTATAGTCTTACCTCaggtaaacccccccccctcaaaaaatatgtatttttactcTCAGAGTGATCAGTGATCagatattttcctcatatttcatattccgCTTTTTGTGCAGTTGCATGATCAAGCAGTTATGGCAGAATTAAAGACCCCTGCTTCAGCATGAGATTATCTATAGGCTTTCTTGCGGTCATTATAGCCATATAGATTAAAATTGAGTGACTTGTGACGGGGGCTCTGCCCTGAGCATTCACGGTAAAGAGGGAGTTCGGCTGTGAAGAGATTGGATCATTTACCAGGTAAAATGAAAGACAATTGGTTGTAGATAGCAGTGTAGGGTAATGGGATAGGACCTAAGATCATCACCTGAAGGTTGCAGATTGAATTCCCACTTTGGACACTGCTCTTGCGACCTTTAGGATGTACTTAATCCAGATTGCTTCAGAATCCAGCTATGGAAACTGGTGCTGCTATGCACACTatattgtaatataaaatgtCTCATGTTTGTTGGATGCTTTATGAAAAAGAGAAATACACATCATGCACATAAATAGAACACATGTTGTGTCATTAATTTATTGTAATTGTGCATGAATGTACAGTGAGATACACTACATTTCTTTGAGGTAAAATATTTTATCTATTTTATGGTCAGTTATCTGGCCTGTCACCAATTTTGACACCCTTTATGCAAATTCATGTTGCTACTTGcatgaataaaatgtcaaatCCAGTAAGTAAAGAATATGGAGCATAAACATTGCAACTTTCCTGTGCATATACTTCAAACAGAAGAGCATATATTTTACGTGTCATATCTCCCCTGGTAGCTTTGTCTAAATCATTGATGCAGATGATTCTCAGGCAGAAGGCTAACTGCATCCAACTGTTGTCTCAAAGGACTGTAAGCCAAGTGTATGTGAGATTAAAATTTGGTTTAGCAGACCAAAAATAGCAGTACAGACTGTGCATACGGGACCTACAAGAACAGTTCTAATGGGTATTTCTTCATTATGAAATAGCCATGTGCTGCTGTAGGCTGTCCAAAAAAATGTTAAGTGGGCTTTTGTGTGATTTGGAAAATTATGGCTACAGCAAGTGTTTTTGGTTGGGTGCAAAGAAATAGAGCATGTGTTATTGATGAGGCTGAAGTACGTAGAAGAGAATATTAGCAAGATTAATATGTCGGTTTTAGTATTATAGTAGGAATTATTGCCTTTCTGCAAAAAAACACTCTGCCTAATTGCCTTACTAATCTCTGACACCGTCAAGCTTTCCAACATTTCCAAACACCATTTTTCAACTGTAAAATGCAGggatttttctgtttctgtgtaaaAGGGGATTGGTTATGATGCATGGTTTCTATactttcatttgtatttaattttctcAGGGTTCTCAGTCGCCttcaaccctaacccccacccctgCTTCAGAACGAACTGTAGCTTGGGTATCAAACATGCCTCATCTCTCCGCTGACATTGAGAGGTCACGCATCGACCGGGAGGAATTCAAACTCAAAGAGTACTCAAAGAGCATGGACGAATCGCGTCTAGAAagggtcagtctgtgtgtccCCTCTAACCAGTGTGATCTTCCTGAGCTGTGCTTCctcctttctgtctgtctgtcatcaTTTCTATGTCAGAGTGTGCAGTTCACTTTTAACTACCTGTTTACAATACAAATACTAAACAGTAATACCTGGTTATTTGTAAGCAGTAAATCCAATACAATAAGTGAaatgcaattttatttaaaaaatgactaaATTACAGTTATTGGT is a window of Conger conger chromosome 1, fConCon1.1, whole genome shotgun sequence DNA encoding:
- the syngap1b gene encoding synaptic Ras GTPase activating protein 1b, coding for MSYVPFQDARCAAPPSYRPHGPPLGPSYDRPGWNPRLCVISGNQLYMLDQEEVHPLLMRERRSESQRNKLLRRTVSVPVEGRQHPEIEHARARRKSIATGKQPSMEIPPTAPPQPFRQSVSTPPSRPPSLPPSLSLSLPPPLRSPVSHQACQQFAATSSVPHSLPLTLSPAFSPSFAASLTPSTSHSCSRPCRQAAGTPPLPRSLPFSSSLSFPLPPSSCSSTSSSLIHWADDWRVAGSDPGPGICVAPLPSIESFLSRRLKGSIKRAKSQPKLDRTSSFRQMILPRFRSADQDRTRLMQSFKESHSHESLLSPSSAAEALDLTLDEDAIIKPVHSSILGQEYCFEVTTASGTKCFACRSAAERDKWIENLQRAVKPNKDNSRRVDNVLKLWIIEARELPAKKRYYCELCLDDMLYARTTSKPRTDTVFWGEHFEFNNLPAVRNLRLHLYKETDKKRRKEKSTYLGLVSIPISSITGRQFVEQWYPVIQPSVLAKGGGVGGGKIINASLRLKARYQTMSILPMELYKEFAEYVTNNYRTLCAVLEPLLSVKSKEEVACALVHILQSTGKAKDFLSDMAMCEVDRFIDREHLIFRENTLATKAIEEYLKLIGHKYLKDAIGEFIRALYESEENCEVDPMRTPPSVLPDHQANLRMCCELALCKIVNSHCVFPRELKEVFASWRVRCAERGREDIADRLISNSLFLRFLCPAVMSPSLFNLTQEYPDEQTSRTLTLIAKVVQNLANFSKFGSKEEYMWFMNEFLEMEWGSMQQFLYEISNLDSMTNAGGFEGYIDLGRELSILHSLLWEVMAQLSKDAIIKLGPLPRLLNDISMALRNPHLQRQPSQQMDRPPPDRHTERLLSRPSFTRGLSSDYQSFMMRDLNSSIDMTRLPSPTSGLSSGGVMPSRAGMGGFADRDHQHRASKDVFYVTRPPLARSSPAYCTSSSDITEPDPKDPRMNSISNLQSVGDMLNSSQASISGLGSYGGLGGLGSGLGGPLRAGGRLSAGSGGSSMSGGLRLSQMGTTTDSLSQQQQAAALRYPLSFQNPLFHMAADGPQLHHQHSRAQPPPPLLLAPEPEGMHPSYIPAFGHGGFSRSEDLSTLRPGANLGQPSIIHSHSYSDDYTRHNQADYGRRQLSVHMQQQQHLGTSHSSLATPPSTVQPVRQSSVAPPPQRVKSQASHQLSVSSAAAPAPPAKVRPPSGNLLQSPESGFGGRQAPRQQLSVKDSPAPGLPHQQSSVRESQAPPGPQGGAPQTPQQSQQQQPQQQHLLKPSISKQGSQSPSTLTPTPASERTVAWVSNMPHLSADIERSRIDREEFKLKEYSKSMDESRLERVKEYEEEIHSLKERLMMSHRKLEEYERRLLSQEQQTSKILLQYQNRLEDSERRLRQQQAEKDSQIKGIISRLMAVEDELRGGAVTDLKPRMFADQEEQFSSLGSSDPGVNAGGGEMTILPGSGVSSSGVSSASSPWNGVLPSPLTPPPIPPPRLHLNQNGELGGIQTSSPVTAAISPGTTATTRTGGGAAIHKASMKPIWNLIG